The following coding sequences lie in one Metopolophium dirhodum isolate CAU chromosome 5, ASM1992520v1, whole genome shotgun sequence genomic window:
- the LOC132944969 gene encoding kelch-like protein 12 yields MDAVQTSSCENDPKPVLKNNKCAPTPTLIINNLHSVRILEELQSQRKNEVLCDVRFETDDGTIVYGHKIVLMVASSYFRAMLSNFDESNKDVVNIRELDSTVLQLLVDYIYTGEIIVTKENVQDLLPAANILQLDFVSAACAKFLQKPLDASNCLGVRALADLHN; encoded by the exons ATGGATGCCGTACAAACTTCATCGTGTGAAAATGATCCAAAGCCagttttgaaaaacaataaatgtgCACCAACACCAACACTTATCATAAATAACCTTCACTCTGTTAGAATACTAGAAGAATTACAATCTCAACGCAA aaatGAAGTTCTATGTGATGTTAGATTTGAAACAGATGACGGTACTATAGTATACGGACATAAAATTGTTCTAATGGTAGCTAGTTCATATTTCCGTGCAATGTTAAGTAATTTTGATGAAAGCAATAAAGATGTTGTTAATATAAGAGAATTAGACTCCACCGTCTTACAACTATtagtagattatatttatactggaGAGATTATAGTGACAAAAGAAAATGTACAG GACTTATTACCAGCTGCAAACATCTTGCAGTTAGATTTTGTAAGTGCTGCGTGTGCAAAGTTTTTACAAAAACCACTGGATGCATCGAATTGTCTTGGTGTCAGAGCGTTAGCTGACTTACATAACT GA
- the LOC132944965 gene encoding ring canal kelch protein-like, translating into MSVKEMDASQTSSCENDLKPVLKTNKCAQTHFRNNLHSVRILEELQSQRKNEILCDIRFVTDDGCITFGHKNVLTAASPYFRAMLNNFDKNNKDLVNIRELDSIILQLLIDYIYTGEFIVTNENVQVLLPAANILQLDYVSAACAEFLQKQLDASNCLGIRAFADLHNCTELLSSSDALIKKQFLDVVKTSEFLSLPFEDVVKIISYNDLAVPFEEKVFQGVIKWVKNSLDLRKNYLPELMEHIRLPILASRPDILFNIINEPLLKNNPKCKDHIIEALSFNLQKSFHNFAIPQSIRCKPRQLNGSQKVILMFNRSKTLPMCYTEWYDPATNLREKAPGISNCRQLAGLGVIKEQLVFAVGGVDQKSSKSVIMLDVSQQSPFWVPMVDMLVRRHRLGVGVLDNCIYAVGGRLFNLILKSVEVFDVSIQKWRMMSNMTIERYDLGVGVLNNRLYAVGGVNSEVLKSVEYYDPSLDKWMPVAEMSVCRQGVSVGVLDGLLYAIGGYDTRGILKSVEVYRPSDGVWSFIADMQFPRYRPGVAVLDGLLYVMGGEFNGTVEIYNPITKTWTMDRLQSKHEFFGGVVVNRPSHHK; encoded by the exons ATGTCAGTAAAAGAAATGGATGCCTCACAGACTTCATCGTGTGAAAATGATCTAAAGCCAGTTTTGAAAACCAATAAATGTGCACAAACACATTTCAGAAATAACCTTCACTCTGTTAGAATACTAGAAGAATTACAATCTCAACGCAA aaatgaaATTTTATGTGATATCAGATTTGTAACAGATGATGGATGTATAACGTTTGGTCATAAAAATGTTCTAACGGCAGCTAGTCCATATTTCCGAGcgatgttaaataattttgataagaaCAATAAAGATCTTGTTAATATAAGAGAATTAGACTCTATCATTTTACAACtattaatagattatatttatactggtGAATTTATAGTGACAAATGAAAATGTACAG GTTTTATTACCAGCTGCTAACATCTTACAGTTAGATTATGTAAGTGCTGCATGTGCTgagtttttacaaaaacaacTGGATGCATCGAATTGTCTTGGTATCAGAGCGTTTGCTGACTTGCATAACTGTACGGAATTGTTGTCAAGTTCTGatgcattaataaaaaaacagtttct GGACGTGGTTAAAACGAGTGAGTTCCTATCTTTACCTTTTGAAGATGTGGTTAAGATTATTTCCTATAATGACCTTGCTGttccatttgaagaaaaa gtatttcaaGGTGTTATTAAATGGGTAAAAAATAGTTTGGAtttgagaaaaaattatttaccagAATTAATGGAACATATACGTTTGCCAATATTAGCATCCAGgcctgatatattatttaatataataaacgaaccTCTTCTAAAGAATAATcctaaat gtAAAGATCATATAATTGAAGCATTAAGTTTTAATCTACAAAAATCATTTCATAATTTTGCCATTCCACAATCAATACGATGTAAACCTAGACAGTTAAATGGTTCTCAAAAA gTTATTCTAATGTTCAATCGGTCTAAAACATTGCCAATGTGTTATACAGAATGGTATGACCCAGCAACCAATCTACGAGAGAAGGCACCAGGGATAAGTAATTGTCGTCAGTTAGCTGGTCTCGGCGTGATAAAAGAACAGTTGGTTTTTGCTGTAGGAGGTGTAGATCAAAAAAGTTCTAAATCTGTTATTATGCTAGATGTATCTCAACAATCTCCATTTTGGGTTCCAATGGTTGATATGTTAGTTAGACGACATAGATTAGGGGTTGGCGTATTAGATAATTGTATATATGCA gTTGGTGGACGTTTATTCAACCTTATATTGAAGAGTGTAGAGGTATTCGATGTTAGTATTCAAAAATGGCGAATGATGTCTAATATGACAATTGAGAGATATGATTTGGGTGTTGGTGTTCTCAATAATCGTTTATATGcg GTTGGAGGTGTTAATAGTGAAGTTTTGAAATCTGTGGAATATTATGATCCCAGTCTTGACAAATGGATGCCAGTTGCAGAAATGTCTGTATGTCGTCAAGGTGTTAGTGTAGGAGTCTTGGACGGTCTTTTGTATGCTATTGGTGGCTATGATACAAGAGGGATTCTTAAAAGTGTTGAGGTTTATAGACCAAGTGACGGAGTTTGGTCTTTTATAGCTGATATGCAATTCCCTCGATACAGGCCTG GAGTAGCTGTATTAGATGGTTTATTGTATGTCATGGGTGGAGAATTTAATGGTACTGTAGAAATTTACAACCCAATCACCAAAACTTGGACCATGGATAGACTGCAGTCAAAACATGAATTTTTTGGTGGAGTAGTTGTCAATAGACCATCACATCATAAATAA
- the LOC132944967 gene encoding uncharacterized protein LOC132944967 codes for MPKIKKNVNDENKYPNKLTVKKSKPVFKFDMKRILKERQAECEFWKKNAEIDKEMKIVDDLFQKEVNYTINQSDDKLVLPKFGYVIFDPSKFNVSFEENSDITGSYYSQQLLLMSIEGNDLEANIIFNNLMNSNWSPVFEDVQRIFSNWGADLNSLTNSTLLKSQINDCKNFKRHNFELVMNFISYNIEKNNKTFSEDELLTLAQYIAKISFDQYCGQMINVIQQLFSACIETALQDDDDASIITFAQELYSQYNTKLLKMVVDLFLPLEGKIMKKVYTYITFKLYKSLLERTNNMSVFPTNIKEWFVQDLVDKDFFNRRPKRILHRLIRLLEHVVIVFDLYRDEKKLSEMYDFLNVMVKPTGLSDSLKLVNILDQWRLRLFRLHVNRKNALF; via the exons ATgccaaaaattaagaaaaatgttaatgatGAAAACAAATACCCAAATAAATTGACGGTCAAAAAAAGTAAACCAGTTTTCAAATTTGATATGAAAAGAATTCTAAAAGAAAGACAAGCTGAGTgtgaattttggaaaaaaaatgctGAAATTGATAAAGAGATGAAAATTGTAGATGATTTGTTTCAAAAAGAAGTGAACTATACTATTAACCAAAGTGATGATAAACTTGTATTACCGAAGTTTGGATATGTTATATTTGACCCCTCTAAGTTTAATGTAAGCTTTGAAGAGAATTCTGATATAACAGGATCATATTATTCACAACAGCTACTTCTAATGTCAATTGAGGGGAATGATCTTGAAGccaacataatttttaataatctgATGAATTCTAATTGGTCACCAGTATTTGaa GATGTTCAACGTATTTTTTCAAACTGGGGAGCTGATTTGAATTCATTAACTAATAGTACACTATTAAAAAGTCAAATAAATGATTGCAAGAACTTTAAACGGCACAATTTTGAATTGGTAATGAATttcatatcttataatattgagaaaaataataagacaTTTAGTGAAGATGAACTACTAACATTGGCACAGTATATTGCCAAAATATCCTTTGATCAGTATTGTGGACAAATGATAAATgttatacaacaattatttagtGCTTGTATTGAAACTGCATTACAAGATGACGATGATGCTTCTATTATTACATTTGCTCAAGAATTGTACTCTCAATATAATACTAAACTACTTAAAATGGTTGTTGATTTATTCCTTCCTTTAGAAGGAAAGATAATGAAAaaagtatatacttatataacatTCAAGCTGTATAAGTCACTTTTAGAAAGAACCAACAACATGAGTGTATTTCCAACTAATATTAAAGAATg GTTTGTTCAAGACTTAGTGGATAAAGATTTTTTCAATAGACGACCTAAAAGAATATTACACCGTCTTATTCGGCTGTTGGAACATGttgtaattgtttttgatttgtaCAGAGATGAAAAAAAACTTAGTGAAATGTATGACTTTTTAAATGTCATGGTAAAACCAACTGGATTATCAGATTCTCTTAAACTGGTTAATATATTGGATCAATGGAGGTTACGATTATTCCGTTTACATGTAAATCGTAAGAATGCTTTATTCTAA